One Trueperaceae bacterium DNA segment encodes these proteins:
- a CDS encoding LacI family DNA-binding transcriptional regulator, with the protein MSIKDVAARAEVDPSTVSRALLNDPWIPRRTREAIREIATEMEYVPNAVARELVTGRSRSIGACLPEIGDSGPAEQLLSLDQAVREQGYRLLLRLTHGGRHREIECVEWFREHRVAGIIVFRSSWRRGAYQFAGTGLPPVVEVVPPRSDAARLTGRQLFDTLLERIAQTD; encoded by the coding sequence GTGTCGATCAAGGACGTCGCCGCCCGGGCGGAAGTGGATCCATCGACGGTATCCAGGGCCCTCCTGAACGATCCCTGGATTCCTCGTCGCACCCGCGAGGCGATCAGGGAGATCGCCACCGAGATGGAGTACGTGCCCAATGCCGTGGCGCGTGAACTGGTGACGGGCCGCTCGCGGTCGATAGGCGCCTGCCTGCCGGAGATCGGAGACAGCGGCCCTGCGGAACAACTGCTGAGTCTCGACCAAGCCGTCCGAGAGCAGGGATATCGGCTACTCCTGCGACTCACCCACGGAGGCCGGCACCGTGAGATCGAGTGCGTCGAGTGGTTCCGCGAGCATAGGGTGGCGGGGATCATCGTCTTCAGATCGAGCTGGAGGCGGGGCGCCTATCAGTTCGCCGGCACCGGGCTCCCGCCGGTCGTCGAAGTCGTGCCGCCGAGATCGGATGCCGCTCGGCTCACCGGCCGCCAGCTGTTCGACACGCTGCTGGAGAGGATCGCCCAGACCGACTGA
- a CDS encoding PaaI family thioesterase encodes MDTATLRARFERAVHEARPEFGQFFLARFFDIEVSYGEESCRVDLPVSDYLYNPQGSLHGGVLGFALDVSMGHLCNRFLSTAITLEMKTQYLRPVKGDCYCIATFLKKGRRLAFVESRLFDESGKPAAMATSTWMLLAPESGQGGD; translated from the coding sequence ATGGATACGGCGACCCTGCGCGCCCGGTTCGAACGGGCTGTGCACGAAGCGCGACCCGAGTTCGGGCAGTTCTTCCTCGCCCGCTTCTTCGACATCGAAGTGAGTTACGGGGAGGAGAGCTGCCGCGTCGACCTGCCGGTCTCCGACTACCTGTACAACCCCCAGGGTTCGCTCCACGGCGGGGTGCTGGGCTTCGCTCTCGACGTCTCGATGGGCCACCTCTGCAACCGGTTCCTCTCGACCGCCATCACCCTCGAGATGAAGACGCAATACCTGAGGCCCGTGAAGGGCGACTGCTACTGCATAGCCACCTTCCTCAAGAAGGGCCGACGGCTCGCCTTCGTCGAGTCTCGGCTGTTCGACGAGTCCGGCAAGCCCGCTGCGATGGCGACCTCGACCTGGATGTTGCTGGCGCCGGAGTCCGGGCAGGGGGGTGACTAG
- a CDS encoding FAD-linked oxidase C-terminal domain-containing protein: MSDSTSELVSDLTSLLGPERTSTSRAVLEGHSHGESFDGAVLPDVVVFPRSTQEVARVVELASARGIAITPVGANSSLEGHTVPVRGGISLDLSRMNRIVEFRAEDLLARVEPGVTYPQLNDFVRRSGLFFPVDPGAHATLGGMVSTNASGTAAVRYGVTANYVMALEVVLASGGVVRLGTEARKSSSGYNLKALFCGAEGTLGIITEVTVRLVGLPEAASAARVPFPDVATATAFVTALIQAGVPVARCELLDPASMVAVNRHKGTDYPEETTIFLEFHGNPAGIAAEAELARTLGLDAGALSFESSSDAAERARIWDARHSHFYAMVAANPGKRNIVTDVCVPISRLAGSVNGALAACTEAGLTGYLIGHVGDGNFHMTIFFDDAPEERARAEAVAHGIVERALEVGGTATGEHGVGLRKLGYMAAEHGNSLAAMREIKRLLDPFGIMNPGKKLPEAGP; encoded by the coding sequence ATGAGCGACTCCACCAGTGAACTCGTATCGGACCTGACCTCCCTGCTTGGGCCGGAGCGAACTTCGACCAGTCGGGCAGTCCTCGAGGGGCACTCGCACGGCGAGTCGTTCGACGGCGCGGTGTTGCCAGACGTGGTGGTGTTCCCCCGGTCCACCCAGGAAGTCGCCCGAGTCGTCGAACTGGCCTCGGCACGGGGGATCGCGATCACCCCCGTGGGCGCTAACTCGAGCCTGGAGGGGCACACCGTGCCGGTGCGGGGCGGCATCTCGCTCGACCTGAGCAGGATGAACAGGATCGTCGAGTTCAGGGCAGAGGACCTGCTGGCGCGGGTCGAGCCCGGCGTCACCTATCCGCAGCTGAACGACTTCGTGCGCCGCAGCGGTCTCTTCTTCCCGGTCGATCCCGGCGCTCACGCCACTCTGGGCGGGATGGTCAGCACCAACGCGTCGGGAACCGCGGCAGTGCGCTACGGGGTGACCGCGAACTACGTCATGGCGCTGGAGGTGGTGCTGGCTTCCGGCGGGGTGGTTCGTTTGGGCACCGAGGCACGCAAGAGCTCCAGCGGCTACAACCTCAAGGCGCTCTTCTGCGGGGCGGAGGGAACACTGGGGATCATCACCGAAGTGACGGTTCGGCTGGTGGGACTGCCGGAGGCGGCCAGCGCGGCCCGCGTGCCTTTCCCCGATGTCGCTACCGCCACCGCTTTCGTGACCGCACTGATCCAGGCCGGCGTGCCCGTCGCCCGCTGCGAACTCCTCGATCCCGCTTCGATGGTCGCCGTCAACCGCCACAAGGGAACGGACTATCCCGAGGAGACCACGATCTTCCTCGAGTTCCACGGCAACCCTGCAGGTATCGCGGCCGAAGCGGAACTGGCCCGAACGCTGGGGCTCGATGCCGGCGCCCTTTCCTTCGAATCGAGCAGCGACGCGGCCGAGCGGGCTAGGATCTGGGACGCCCGCCATAGCCACTTCTACGCTATGGTCGCCGCCAACCCCGGCAAGCGGAACATAGTTACGGATGTTTGCGTCCCCATATCACGGCTGGCCGGATCGGTGAACGGCGCTCTCGCCGCATGCACGGAGGCGGGGCTCACCGGCTACCTGATAGGGCACGTTGGCGACGGCAACTTCCACATGACGATCTTCTTCGACGATGCGCCCGAGGAACGGGCGCGCGCCGAGGCGGTCGCCCACGGGATCGTCGAGCGCGCCCTCGAGGTGGGCGGCACGGCGACCGGCGAACATGGCGTTGGTCTCCGCAAGCTCGGCTACATGGCCGCCGAGCACGGCAACTCGCTCGCGGCGATGCGTGAAATCAAGCGGCTGCTCGATCCGTTCGGCATAATGAACCCCGGGAAGAAGCTCCCCGAGGCCGGACCGTGA
- a CDS encoding tripartite tricarboxylate transporter TctB family protein, which yields MRLAFNLAILAASLSYTWIAFTDLDLLTANGRLGPGFFPRAIGVALVVAVLYNLIADRRAGLNAAEADTPNARDILVFVVLSLAFVAMLDLVGGLVAMIVYMLVALSIFNPGRHLSNVLVSVLLPFGVFLMFDTWLNANLPQGPIPLPLWLR from the coding sequence ATGAGACTTGCCTTCAATCTGGCGATCCTGGCCGCTTCCTTGTCCTACACCTGGATCGCCTTCACCGACCTCGATCTGCTGACGGCCAACGGCCGACTCGGACCCGGTTTCTTCCCGCGGGCCATCGGCGTCGCGCTCGTGGTCGCCGTGCTCTACAACCTGATCGCCGACCGCCGGGCCGGCTTGAACGCTGCCGAGGCCGATACGCCCAACGCCCGCGACATACTCGTCTTCGTCGTACTGTCCCTCGCATTCGTGGCGATGCTCGACCTGGTCGGCGGGTTGGTGGCGATGATCGTATACATGCTCGTCGCCCTGTCGATATTCAACCCGGGCCGGCACCTGAGCAACGTACTGGTGAGCGTGCTGCTACCGTTCGGCGTATTCCTGATGTTCGACACCTGGCTCAACGCCAACCTGCCGCAGGGACCTATCCCCCTGCCGTTATGGCTGCGCTGA
- a CDS encoding extracellular solute-binding protein has translation MKKTIAILALLSSLALVQAQDLSIALYPDLDSHLENVIGEFEQQHGVDVEIRVLQHGDHHNALVTQLATGSGAADVVAIDVGFIARFVAEGGLTDLSQEPFNAGRYQDLFAPYAWLQGSTTDGRIVAMPTDLGPGVMYYRRDRFEEVGADVDDVIESWDSYIEFGEQVTRDTDGDGQNDVFLIADAGDVARAIMRSGLGEGEGVFFDADGEVLVDSDRFHRAFEVAKRIRDAGLDAQIGAWTNEWYEAFQQGTVATQMSGAWLLGHLQNWMAPETAGLWGASHLPNGIYGFWGGSFYGIPDQSENKELAWELIQYLTTNPEVQLAAFERIGAFPAVTSTYDDPMFQEPLAFLDGQPARELFAEIARNIEGVATHPSDMIATEIVDSALTSVLNGESSIDEALAEAQRLIARRVR, from the coding sequence ATGAAGAAAACGATCGCAATCCTGGCGCTACTGAGTAGCCTGGCACTGGTTCAGGCCCAAGATCTCTCGATAGCCCTCTATCCCGATCTCGACTCCCATCTGGAGAACGTGATCGGCGAGTTCGAGCAGCAGCACGGAGTCGACGTCGAGATCCGCGTGCTGCAGCACGGCGACCACCACAACGCCCTCGTCACGCAGCTCGCCACCGGCTCGGGGGCCGCCGACGTGGTGGCGATAGACGTAGGCTTCATCGCTCGGTTCGTGGCCGAGGGGGGACTCACCGACCTCTCCCAGGAGCCGTTCAACGCCGGACGCTACCAGGACCTCTTCGCCCCCTACGCCTGGCTGCAGGGAAGCACGACCGACGGCCGGATCGTCGCCATGCCCACCGACCTGGGTCCGGGCGTCATGTACTACCGCCGTGACCGGTTCGAGGAGGTCGGAGCAGACGTCGACGATGTGATCGAGAGCTGGGACTCGTACATCGAGTTCGGTGAGCAGGTCACCCGCGACACCGATGGCGACGGGCAGAACGACGTCTTCCTGATCGCCGACGCGGGGGACGTCGCCCGCGCCATCATGCGCTCGGGCCTCGGTGAAGGAGAAGGTGTCTTCTTCGACGCCGACGGTGAGGTGCTCGTCGACAGCGACCGCTTCCACCGTGCCTTCGAGGTAGCCAAGAGGATCCGCGACGCCGGCCTCGACGCCCAGATCGGCGCCTGGACCAACGAGTGGTACGAGGCATTCCAGCAGGGCACGGTCGCCACTCAGATGTCCGGCGCCTGGCTCCTCGGCCACCTGCAGAACTGGATGGCCCCCGAAACGGCGGGCCTCTGGGGCGCCTCGCACCTCCCCAACGGCATCTACGGCTTCTGGGGCGGCTCCTTCTACGGGATCCCTGATCAGTCGGAGAACAAAGAGCTCGCCTGGGAGCTGATCCAGTACCTGACGACCAACCCCGAGGTGCAACTGGCGGCGTTCGAACGGATAGGTGCCTTCCCGGCCGTCACCAGCACCTACGACGATCCGATGTTCCAGGAGCCGCTGGCGTTCCTCGACGGCCAGCCGGCCAGAGAACTCTTCGCCGAGATCGCCCGGAACATCGAAGGCGTGGCCACCCACCCGAGCGACATGATCGCCACCGAGATCGTCGACTCTGCCCTCACGAGCGTGCTCAACGGCGAGAGCTCGATCGACGAGGCCCTCGCAGAAGCGCAGCGGCTCATAGCCAGAAGGGTCCGCTGA
- a CDS encoding enoyl-CoA hydratase-related protein: MPADLYLEKDGAIAWIVINRPEKRNPISYAMWRHLPELVAQVEGDDDVKVLILKGAGEKAFSAGADISEFDEYRANSAGARVYNEATHEGERALAGMRKPSIAMVRGFCIGGGCELALACDFRFSDTSGRFGITPARLGIVYSLTATKQLVDLVGPSVAKYILFSGEHLSAERAYQVGLVDELLQPEELERRTIEFAELLVSRSQYTIRSMKEIIGLITGGQVEDDERTLKMRNDSFDGEDYREGVRAFLEKRPPQFR, from the coding sequence ATGCCCGCTGACCTCTACCTGGAGAAGGACGGGGCGATCGCATGGATCGTCATCAACCGTCCCGAGAAGCGAAACCCGATCAGCTACGCGATGTGGCGCCACCTGCCCGAGCTCGTCGCGCAGGTCGAGGGCGACGACGACGTCAAGGTCCTGATCCTCAAGGGCGCGGGAGAGAAGGCGTTCTCGGCCGGCGCCGACATCAGCGAGTTCGACGAGTACCGAGCGAACTCCGCGGGCGCGCGGGTCTACAACGAGGCCACCCACGAAGGAGAGCGGGCGCTCGCGGGGATGAGGAAGCCGTCGATCGCGATGGTACGGGGCTTCTGCATCGGCGGCGGCTGCGAGCTCGCGCTGGCCTGCGATTTCCGCTTCTCCGACACCAGCGGCCGCTTCGGCATCACCCCGGCGCGGCTCGGCATCGTCTACAGCCTCACCGCCACCAAACAGCTGGTGGACCTCGTGGGACCTTCCGTGGCCAAGTACATCCTCTTCTCCGGTGAACACCTCTCGGCCGAGAGGGCGTATCAGGTAGGGCTCGTCGACGAGCTGCTGCAGCCTGAGGAGCTCGAGCGCCGCACCATCGAGTTCGCCGAGCTGCTCGTCAGCCGCTCGCAATACACCATCCGCAGCATGAAGGAGATCATCGGCCTGATCACCGGCGGCCAGGTGGAGGACGACGAGCGGACCCTGAAGATGCGCAACGACTCGTTCGACGGGGAGGACTACCGGGAGGGCGTTCGTGCCTTCCTCGAGAAGCGTCCCCCGCAGTTCAGGTAG
- a CDS encoding tripartite tricarboxylate transporter substrate-binding protein, with product MARRAARNLSRRLSFLVLGALVASLLGTAFAQDDYPSQRLDWTIAFGPGGGNDIMSRTIIEILEKNDWYPEEIVATNREGGSGAVGWGYFFNQAGDPYNISTTSGSFITTPLQADTPWQPTDFTPIALLASDNLLLLVRGDSEIETFEQFIEQAREESPSIGGIGAVNVDFIVPMLLSEQAGFEFDYVSFNAAGELNTALLSGSLDAIVSNPAEVLGLVESGDMRALAFSGKEAPEGLDIPTFEEAGYPVGVSMPRGLIMPPDVPEEAQQWWIDTMKKVVETPEWNAYIENNQLTEDIRYGDEFFEMLTETKDAFERILRESGAID from the coding sequence ATGGCAAGACGAGCGGCAAGGAACCTATCACGACGCCTGTCATTCCTCGTACTCGGCGCACTGGTCGCGTCTCTGCTGGGAACGGCCTTCGCCCAGGACGACTACCCTTCGCAGCGTCTCGACTGGACGATCGCGTTCGGCCCGGGCGGCGGCAACGACATCATGTCGCGCACCATCATCGAGATCCTCGAGAAGAACGACTGGTATCCGGAGGAGATCGTCGCCACCAACCGTGAGGGCGGCAGCGGAGCGGTCGGCTGGGGCTACTTCTTCAATCAGGCCGGCGATCCGTACAACATCTCGACCACCAGCGGCAGCTTCATAACCACCCCGCTGCAGGCCGATACCCCGTGGCAGCCAACCGACTTCACGCCGATCGCGCTCCTCGCATCGGACAACCTGCTGCTCCTGGTGCGCGGCGACTCGGAGATCGAAACCTTCGAGCAGTTCATCGAACAGGCCCGTGAGGAGTCGCCCTCTATCGGCGGGATAGGGGCGGTCAACGTCGACTTCATCGTGCCCATGCTCCTCTCGGAGCAGGCCGGTTTCGAGTTCGACTACGTCTCGTTCAACGCCGCCGGAGAACTCAACACCGCGTTGCTCTCCGGTTCATTGGACGCGATCGTCTCCAACCCGGCCGAGGTGCTTGGCCTCGTCGAGTCGGGCGACATGAGGGCGCTCGCCTTCAGCGGCAAGGAGGCGCCTGAGGGCCTCGACATCCCGACCTTCGAGGAGGCCGGTTACCCGGTAGGCGTGTCGATGCCGCGTGGACTGATCATGCCTCCCGACGTACCGGAAGAGGCCCAGCAGTGGTGGATCGACACCATGAAGAAGGTCGTCGAGACGCCCGAGTGGAACGCCTACATCGAGAACAACCAGTTGACCGAGGACATCCGCTACGGCGACGAGTTCTTCGAGATGCTGACCGAAACCAAGGACGCCTTCGAGCGGATCCTCCGCGAGAGCGGCGCGATCGACTAG
- a CDS encoding LacI family DNA-binding transcriptional regulator, with amino-acid sequence MPTIREVSRRAKVSASTVSRVLNGTAPVAEETKKRVLDAVKELSYRPNAFARSLATNRSGGIGVSVNDLGSPYYGAMLKGIEAEVEAAGMHMLVSSGHADRLKERRSVEFLLERRPDALIVHLEATPDLELLDLMHGAVPVVLIGRHLADVSERCVFLDNETGGERATSHLIDNGHQRIAHIAGPLSFPDSRDRLQGYRRALEKSGIEYDERLVVEADFLEEGGYQAVDRLLARETPFSALFSANDQMAAGALQALREAGKAVPDDVSVMGYDDVILARYLSPGLTTIRQPLAEMGRAAARIALDVLAGNETEVNRKFEPQLVERESVSRIAEPASA; translated from the coding sequence ATGCCGACTATCAGAGAGGTGTCCCGCCGCGCCAAGGTCTCGGCGTCCACCGTCTCGCGTGTCCTCAACGGCACCGCGCCGGTGGCAGAAGAGACGAAGAAGCGCGTGCTGGACGCAGTCAAGGAGCTGAGTTACAGGCCCAACGCCTTCGCGCGGAGCCTCGCGACGAACCGTTCGGGCGGCATCGGGGTAAGCGTCAACGACCTCGGCAGCCCCTACTACGGCGCGATGCTCAAGGGGATCGAGGCCGAGGTGGAGGCAGCCGGCATGCACATGCTCGTTTCGAGCGGGCACGCCGACAGGCTCAAGGAGCGAAGGTCGGTCGAGTTCCTGCTCGAGCGCCGACCCGACGCGCTCATCGTCCACCTCGAAGCGACGCCGGACCTCGAGCTCCTCGACCTGATGCACGGCGCCGTTCCTGTGGTGCTCATAGGCCGGCACCTCGCCGACGTGAGCGAGAGATGCGTCTTCCTGGACAATGAAACCGGCGGCGAACGGGCGACGAGCCACCTGATCGACAACGGCCACCAAAGGATCGCTCACATCGCTGGCCCGCTCTCCTTCCCTGACTCTCGGGACAGGCTGCAAGGCTACCGGCGGGCACTCGAGAAGTCCGGCATCGAGTACGACGAGCGGCTGGTCGTCGAAGCCGACTTCCTCGAGGAGGGCGGCTACCAGGCGGTCGATCGGCTGCTCGCGCGTGAAACCCCTTTCAGCGCCCTCTTCTCGGCCAACGACCAGATGGCGGCAGGCGCCCTGCAGGCCCTCCGCGAAGCCGGCAAAGCAGTACCGGATGACGTATCGGTGATGGGGTACGACGACGTGATCCTCGCCCGTTACCTCTCCCCAGGACTCACCACCATCCGCCAGCCCCTCGCAGAGATGGGCAGGGCCGCCGCACGAATCGCCCTCGACGTTCTTGCAGGAAACGAAACGGAGGTGAACCGCAAGTTCGAACCGCAGCTCGTGGAGCGGGAGTCCGTCAGCCGGATCGCAGAGCCAGCCTCGGCGTGA
- a CDS encoding tripartite tricarboxylate transporter permease, which translates to MELLSNLWLGLSVAVSPENLLFLFIGAVVGMIVGVFPGLGPSAGIAILLPITFGMDKISAVVMLSAIYYAAMYGGTLTAILLNVPGESATVAATFDGYPLARQGRAGPALVMQAVGGFVGGTVGVILITLLAPLFSQMARRFGPPEFFMLVIMGLLALVVMVGANWRSGVISGLIGFALATVGVDLVTGAQRYTFGSAQLIGGIDFIPIAIGLFGIGEILWSLHEGVHTSKTGTIQYKNEERFWPTAVDWLETRWTLLRHSILGFVVGVIPGAGATIASLMSYSVEKAVSKTPEKFGHGSMPGLVAPETANNAASAGAMVPLLTLGIPGSASTAVLLGAFLLWGLRPGPLLMSQNPDFAWGLIASMYLGNMMLVVLAIFAIPFFVAMLRVPYRILAPIVVLLSVVGTYTVNGSIIETWMMAVAGVVGYLMKRFGFSPAVLVVALVLGPLAEDTLRQSLTISQGSFTIFVTRPVSLLLGIITLGLVVLMIFMRRFQKSTEPDDSLAKATTEGAS; encoded by the coding sequence GTGGAGCTCCTATCTAATCTGTGGCTGGGACTCTCGGTGGCCGTGTCACCGGAGAACCTGCTCTTCCTATTCATCGGCGCGGTCGTGGGGATGATCGTAGGCGTCTTCCCGGGACTCGGCCCCTCGGCCGGCATCGCGATCCTCCTGCCGATCACCTTCGGCATGGACAAGATCTCGGCCGTGGTGATGCTCTCCGCGATCTACTACGCGGCGATGTACGGCGGCACCCTCACGGCCATCCTGCTCAACGTGCCAGGCGAATCCGCCACCGTCGCCGCTACGTTCGACGGTTATCCGCTGGCGAGACAGGGGAGAGCCGGGCCGGCGCTGGTCATGCAGGCGGTCGGCGGGTTCGTGGGCGGAACGGTGGGCGTGATACTGATCACTCTGCTGGCGCCGCTCTTCAGCCAGATGGCGAGACGCTTCGGCCCGCCCGAGTTTTTCATGCTGGTGATCATGGGGTTGCTGGCGCTCGTCGTCATGGTGGGCGCGAACTGGCGCTCCGGCGTCATCTCGGGCCTCATCGGTTTCGCCCTGGCGACGGTGGGCGTCGACCTCGTCACCGGCGCGCAGCGCTATACCTTCGGTTCGGCCCAGCTGATCGGCGGCATCGACTTCATACCGATCGCCATCGGCCTGTTCGGCATCGGCGAGATCCTCTGGTCGCTACACGAGGGCGTGCACACCTCGAAAACCGGAACCATCCAGTACAAGAACGAGGAGCGTTTCTGGCCGACGGCCGTCGACTGGCTGGAGACCCGCTGGACGCTGCTGAGGCACTCGATCCTCGGCTTCGTGGTCGGGGTCATCCCGGGTGCCGGCGCAACGATCGCATCGCTCATGTCGTACTCCGTGGAGAAGGCGGTGTCGAAAACGCCCGAGAAGTTCGGTCACGGCTCGATGCCGGGGCTGGTGGCGCCAGAGACGGCCAATAACGCGGCTTCTGCCGGTGCGATGGTCCCGCTGCTCACGCTGGGCATCCCCGGGTCTGCCTCGACAGCCGTTCTGCTCGGGGCATTCCTGCTCTGGGGGCTGCGCCCGGGACCGCTGCTGATGAGCCAGAACCCCGACTTCGCCTGGGGCCTGATCGCCAGCATGTACCTGGGCAACATGATGCTGGTGGTGCTCGCCATCTTCGCCATCCCCTTCTTCGTCGCGATGCTCCGCGTGCCCTACCGGATCCTGGCGCCGATCGTCGTGCTCCTCTCTGTCGTAGGGACCTACACCGTGAACGGCAGCATCATCGAGACTTGGATGATGGCGGTCGCGGGCGTGGTCGGCTACCTCATGAAGCGCTTCGGCTTCTCTCCGGCCGTGCTGGTCGTCGCCCTGGTACTCGGGCCGCTGGCCGAGGACACCCTGCGGCAGTCGCTCACCATCTCGCAGGGGTCGTTCACGATCTTCGTCACCCGCCCTGTGTCGCTGCTGCTCGGGATCATCACTTTGGGACTGGTCGTGCTGATGATATTCATGCGCCGCTTCCAGAAGAGCACAGAACCGGACGACTCGCTGGCCAAGGCCACGACCGAAGGGGCCAGCTGA
- a CDS encoding Gfo/Idh/MocA family oxidoreductase, whose amino-acid sequence MSVVRWGVLGAAAIARRAVIPGLQRSSYNEVVALASRDRRRAREVASLLGIARSYGSYEELLADSEVDAIYNPLPNHLHVPWTLRALEAGKHVLCEKPIALDGDEAVRLLEASRRFPALKVMEAFMYRFHPQWQRTVELVRGGEVGRLRTVQSTFTYHKTDPTDIRNRRDAGGGGMLDIGCYCVSLSRLLWGSEPLRVLGIVEFDPDLLVDRSAWALLEFAGGTATFTCATQLQPYQRVQVLGDGGRLEVVRPFNAPADAELPLILEQGSRSEEILIPAADQYQLQGDAFARAVLEDLPVPTPLADAVANMRVIDAVFESARRQEWVELD is encoded by the coding sequence GTGAGCGTGGTCAGGTGGGGCGTCCTGGGCGCAGCAGCGATCGCACGAAGGGCGGTCATCCCCGGTCTCCAACGCAGTAGTTACAACGAAGTGGTAGCGCTCGCTTCCCGTGACCGGAGGCGTGCTCGTGAAGTGGCTTCGCTGCTCGGTATCGCTCGCAGCTACGGCTCGTATGAGGAGCTGCTCGCCGATTCAGAAGTCGACGCGATCTACAACCCGCTGCCCAACCACCTCCACGTGCCGTGGACGCTGCGGGCGCTCGAGGCCGGCAAGCACGTGCTGTGCGAGAAGCCGATAGCGCTCGACGGTGATGAAGCCGTAAGGCTGCTGGAGGCGAGCCGTCGCTTTCCCGCACTCAAGGTGATGGAGGCGTTCATGTACCGCTTCCACCCTCAGTGGCAACGGACCGTGGAGCTCGTCCGCGGGGGCGAGGTCGGCCGGCTGCGCACGGTGCAGTCGACGTTCACCTACCACAAGACAGACCCCACCGACATCCGCAACCGCCGCGATGCTGGCGGGGGCGGCATGCTCGACATCGGCTGCTACTGCGTCTCGCTCTCGCGGTTGCTGTGGGGTTCCGAACCGCTGCGTGTGCTGGGCATCGTCGAGTTCGACCCGGACCTGCTGGTCGACCGTTCGGCCTGGGCCCTGCTGGAGTTCGCCGGTGGCACCGCCACCTTCACATGTGCCACCCAGCTCCAGCCCTACCAGCGAGTTCAGGTATTAGGTGACGGGGGACGCCTCGAAGTCGTACGCCCGTTCAATGCGCCGGCCGACGCCGAATTGCCGCTGATCCTTGAGCAGGGCAGCCGCTCGGAGGAGATCCTGATCCCGGCCGCCGATCAGTACCAGCTGCAAGGGGATGCCTTCGCCCGAGCGGTCCTCGAAGACCTGCCCGTTCCGACGCCTCTGGCGGATGCTGTCGCGAACATGAGAGTCATCGACGCGGTGTTCGAGAGCGCCCGGCGGCAGGAGTGGGTCGAGCTGGACTGA
- a CDS encoding dipeptidase, producing the protein MPEKLPEKLPIFDGHNDVLLRLAERGQGPEGFLQRSDTGHLDLPRAREAGFAGGLFACFTPSAVATEPIVTDDGWERPMPEAPEIAVAQRNTLALAASLFRIERLSQGRLRVCRSVADIRECIESGVVAAVFHIEGAEAIDEDFHALEVFHQAGLRSLGPVWSRVNRFGSGVPFNYPGTPDIGPGLTELGKQLIRRCNELGILVDLSHLNERGFWDVARISDKPLVASHSNAHAICPVPRNLTDDQLEAIRDSGGLVGLNFAVAFLDPAGSKGPEMPLETMVRHVDHLLEKLGVNGVALGSDFDGCVVSTELGDVTGLPRLIEALRQHGYDQETLERICYLNWLDVLERTWA; encoded by the coding sequence ATGCCGGAAAAGCTGCCGGAAAAGCTGCCGATCTTCGACGGTCACAACGATGTCCTGCTGCGCCTGGCCGAAAGGGGTCAGGGTCCCGAAGGATTCCTCCAGAGATCCGATACCGGACACCTCGATCTTCCTCGAGCCCGAGAGGCCGGGTTCGCGGGCGGCCTCTTCGCCTGTTTCACGCCCTCCGCCGTCGCCACCGAGCCGATCGTCACCGACGACGGTTGGGAGAGACCGATGCCGGAAGCTCCCGAGATCGCCGTCGCCCAGCGGAACACGCTGGCTTTGGCCGCGTCGCTCTTCCGGATCGAGCGCCTGTCGCAGGGGCGGCTCAGGGTGTGCCGGAGCGTGGCCGACATCCGCGAGTGCATCGAGAGCGGTGTCGTGGCTGCCGTGTTCCACATCGAGGGCGCGGAGGCGATCGACGAGGACTTCCATGCCTTAGAGGTCTTCCACCAGGCCGGCCTCCGGTCGCTCGGCCCGGTGTGGAGCCGCGTGAACCGATTCGGAAGCGGCGTTCCCTTCAACTACCCCGGGACACCCGACATCGGGCCGGGCCTTACCGAGCTGGGCAAGCAGCTGATCCGGCGCTGCAACGAACTGGGGATACTGGTTGACCTGTCGCACCTCAACGAACGCGGCTTCTGGGACGTGGCGAGGATAAGCGACAAGCCGCTGGTGGCGAGTCACTCGAACGCGCATGCCATCTGTCCCGTGCCGCGCAACCTGACCGACGACCAACTCGAGGCGATTCGCGATTCGGGGGGACTGGTGGGCCTGAACTTCGCGGTGGCCTTCCTCGATCCGGCCGGCAGCAAGGGGCCGGAGATGCCGCTCGAGACGATGGTGCGCCACGTCGATCACCTGCTGGAGAAGCTCGGCGTGAACGGGGTGGCCCTGGGAAGCGACTTCGACGGCTGCGTCGTGTCGACGGAACTTGGCGACGTGACCGGGCTGCCCAGGTTGATCGAGGCTCTTCGGCAGCACGGCTACGACCAGGAGACGCTCGAGCGCATCTGCTACCTGAACTGGCTCGACGTCCTGGAGCGAACCTGGGCTTGA